TCCCCGAGGCGGTGGTGCGCGACGCCCTGGAGGCCACGTGGCCGGCCGAGGTCGAGCGGGAGGTGGCGTGGGAGCTGGCGCGGCGGCGCTGGGCCCGGTTCGTCGCGCCATCCCCTGGGGGTGACGGCCGGGAGCGGAGGGGGGTCGTCGACGCCGCCGGCTGCGCCGACGGCGAGGAGGGGGCCGGCGAGGGGCCTGACGGCCCGGTCGGCGATCGGCCTGCATCCGCCGGTCCCGCGGGCCGTCCCGAGGGGCGCGGGGGCGCGCGGCAGCGGGCCGCCGCCCGGCTCTACCGATTCCTGGTGGGGCGGGGCTTCGGGGCGGAGGTGGCCGAGGCGATCGTCCGACGGCTGGCCGAGGAGGACGGCGAGCCCGGCCGCCCCGCGTCGGCGGGGGACGGGCCGCGGCGGCCGTTCCCTTGACAGGGGTTTCTTGCAACCCCTAGAATGAATTATCGGGATCTCTCGAAAACGCGGCCACAATTGCGTAATCCGATGATATCCGGCGCAAAATCATGAAAACGCGGCGAAATCTGGGTGTCATGACAATCCGGTCGCCGGTCCCCGTCCCGACGCCCGAGGGGCGTGGGGCGCGGGTCACAGTGGTCAGCGCGCCGAGCCGGGTCCCTGCACTCGGCTTTTTTGTTAGGGGGCCGGCGGGGGCGTCGACCGCGGGCCGAGGGAGTGAAGGAGATGGTCGTTCCGACAGGCGTCTTCGTCCTCATCCTCCTCGCGACCCTCGTGATCGCCGGGCTGGCCGGCTACCTGGTCCGCAAGGTGGTGGCGGAGAGCCGCATCGGCTCCGCCGAGGCCCTGGCCCGACAGCTGATCGAAGAGGGCCGGAAGGAGGGCGAGGCGCGCAAGCGCGAGGCCCTGCTGGAGGCGAAGGAAGAGGTCCACAGGCTGCGCACGGACTTCGAACGGGAGAGCCGGGAGCGGCGGCAAGAGCTGCAGCAACTGGAGCGGCGCCTGCTGCAACGGGAGGAGGCGCTGGAACGACGGGCGCGCCAGCTGGACGAGCGGGAGGAGCTGATGCGGGCCCGTGAGCGCGACCTGGACCGGGCCGAAGAGCTGGTGGAGGAGCTGCGCCTGCGGCAGATGACGGAGCTGGAGCGCATCGCCGGCATGAGCCGCGACGAGGCGCGGGAGCTGCTCATGAGCCAGGTCCGGGAGGAGATGCGCCACGACCTGGCGGTGATGATCCGGCAGATGGAGGAGGAGGCCCGCGCCGAGGCGGACCGCCGGGCGCGGGAGATCATCGCCAACGCGGTCCAGCGCCTGGCGGCGGAGTACGTCCCCGAGCTCACCGTGTCGGTGGTCGAGCTGCCCGGGGACGAGATGAAGGGCCGCATCATCGGCCGCGAGGGGCGCAACATCCGGCACTTCGAGGCCCTGACGGGGGTCGACCTGATCATCGACGACACGCCGGAGGCGGTGGTGATCTCCTGCTTCGACCCGATCCGCCGGGAGATCGCCCGCATGACGCTGGAGAAGCTGATCGCCGACGGGCGCATCCACCCGGCGAAGATCGAGGAGATGTACGCCAAGGCCGTGGAGGAGATGGAGGAGCGCATCCGCCAGGAGGGCGAGCGCGCCTGCTACGAGGTGGGCGTGCACAACCTGCACCCGGAGCTGGTCAAGCTGCTGGGCCGGTTGGCCTTCCGGACCAGCTACGGCCAGAACATCCTCCAGCACTCCATCGAGGTGGCCCACCTCTGCGCCCTGATGGCGTACGAGCTAGGCGCCGACGTCAACGTGGCGCGGCGCGCCGGGCTCCTGCACGACATCGGCAAGGCGCTGGACCACGAGATGGAGGGCACCCACCTCACCATTGGCATGGAGATCCTGCAGAAGTATCATGAGTCGGAAGAGGTCATCCATGCCATGTCCTGCCACCACGGGGACTTCGAGGCGAAGACCATCGAGGCGGTCATCGTCACCGCCGCCGACGCGCTGTCGGCGGCGCGACCCGGGGCGCGGCGCGAGACCCTGGAGGCGTACATCCGCCGGCTGCGCCAGCTGGAGGAGATCGCCTCCAGCTTCCCCGGGGTGGCGAAGGCCTACGCCATCCAGGCGGGGCGCGAGGTGCGCATCATGGTCCACCCCGACCAGGTGGACGACGCCGAGGCGTACCTCCTGGCGCGGCAGATCGCCAAGCGCATCGAGCGGGAGCTCCAGTACCCGGGCCAGATCAAGGTGACGCTGATCCGGGAGACGAGGGTGACCGAGTACGCGCGGTAGCCACGGGCGGGGGTGCCGCGGCCGGCGGCCGCGGCACCCCCGCGGGCCGGCATGGGGTGCGCAGGCGCGCCGGGACGGCGGGCCCCCGCCCGCCGTCCCGGCGCGCCGTGGCATTCCCCCCGAGGGGGCTGGGGCGTGCGGCTGCTGTTCATCGGCGACGTGGTGGGCCGGGCGGGGCGCCGGATGCTGCGGGACCACCTGGAGAGCCTCATCGAGCAACACGGCATCGAGCTGACGGTGGTCAACGGCGAGAACGCCGCCGGCGGGTGGGGTCTCACCCCCGAGACCGCCGACGAGCTCTTCGCCGCGGGCGCGGACGTCATCACCCTGGGCAACCACTGGGCCGACCGCAAGGAGATCCTGCCCTACCTGGAGCGCAATCCGCGGGTCCTGCGCCCGCTGAACTGGCCGGGTGAGCCGCCGGGGCAGGGGGCGGTGGTGGCCGAGGGCCGCAGCGGGTGTCGGGTGGCCGTCCTCTGCCTGATGGGACGGGTCTTCGCCGACAGCCTGCTGGACGACCCCTTCGTGGCCGCCGACCGTGCCCTGACCGGCCTGGCGGGCCAGGCCGCGGCGATCCTGGTGGACGTGCACGGCGACGCCACCTCGGAGAAGCAGGCCCTGGCCTGGTACCTGGACGGCCGGGTGTCCGCGGTGGTCGGGACCCACACCCACACCCCCACGGCGGACGAGCGGGTCCTGCCGGGCGGGACGGCCGCCATCACCGACGTGGGCATGACGGGTCCGCGGGACTCGATCATCGGCTTCGAGCCCGACGGGGTCATCCGGCGGCTGCGCACCCAGCTCCAGGTGCGCCTCGAGGTGGCCCGCGGCCCCCGGGTGCTCTGCGGCGTCATCGTCGACGTCGACCGGGACACCGGCAAGGCCACGGCCATCGAGCGCATCCGCGTCGAAGACCCCGGCTAGGGGCGGCACGGGTGGGATGGGAGGCGAGGGAACGGGATGCCGTACACGCCCTACGGCCCCATCGTCGACGCTCACGTGGACACCGTGCTGGATCTGGCCGCCGGCCGGCGCCGGCTGGGCGAGCGGTCGCCAGAGGGCCACGTGGACCTGCCCCGCCTGGAGGAGGCGGGGGTGGGGGTGCAGGTCTTCGCCCACTGGATCGAGCCGGCCTACAAGCCCCACGCGGCCCTGGTCCGCTTCATGGAGCTCTACGACGCCTTCCTGGCGGAGGTGGCCCGCAACGCCGACCGCATCGCGGTGGTCACGGGCGTGGACGACCTCCAGCGGACCCTGGCCGCCGGCAAGGTGGCCGCGGTCGTCGGCATCGAGGGCGGCGAGGTCCTCCACGGGCGTCTGGGCGTGCTGCGGCTGCTCCACCGGCTGGGGGTGCGGCTGGTCGGCCTGACCTGGAACGAGCGCAACGACCTGGCGGACGGCGCCGGCGACGGCCGCAGCGGCGGCGGGCTCTCGCAGCGGGGCGTGGCGGTGGTGCGGGAGATGAACCGCCTGGGGATGGTGGTCGACGTCAGCCACCTCTCCGACGCCGGCTTCTACGACGTCCTCGCGGTCTCCCGCCAGCCGGTGGTGGCCTCCCACTCCAACTGCCGCGCCCTGTGCCCCCACCCGCGGAACCTCAGCGACGACCAGATCCGAGCCCTGGCCGCCCAGGGGGGCGTCATGGGCATGAACTTCTACGCCCGTTTCCTGCGGGCGGACGGTCCGGCCACGGTGGACGACGTGGTTCGACACATCGAACACGTGGCCTCGCTGGTGGGGCCCGAGCACGTCGGCCTCGGGTCGGACTTCGACGGCATCGGGGAGACGCCCCAGGGCCTGGAGGACGTCACCCGGCTGCCCAACCTGATCGAGGCGCTGCTGCGCCGCAACTGGAAGGAAGACCACCTGCGGCTGGTCCTCGCCGAGAACTTCCTGCGGGTCTTCCGCCAGGTGTGGTCCGCGGGGGAGCCGGCCTATCCCGCGCCGGAGGAGCCCGACGTCGGCGGGCCCGGGCTGTGACGGCAGCCGGGTGCCGGGAGCGCCGGGGCAGGCCCTGGGCCGCAGGCTTGCCCATGCGGCGACCCCCGCGGCGCGGGGCGGGCGGCACCGGCCCGAGGGGCCGGGCGGCGGCACGGGCCAGGGCCGGTCTGCATCCCGGGGCCGGCCGGAGCCGGGGGAGGGGGCCGGGCCGGGGCGCGGAACAGGGGAGGGATCGCATTGGCGCGCGCTGGCGTAGAGCTTCCCACGGTGGCCTTTCGCGTGGCGTCGGTGACCGAGGTGGACGCCGACGCCGTCGTGGTCAATCTGTTCGAGGGGGTGCGCGTTCCCGGGGGCGCCACCGGCGCGGTGGACCAGGCCCTGGGCGGGGCGATCCGCGACGCCATCGCGGCGGGTGCCCTGCGCGGCCGCCTGGGCGAGGCGCTGGTGCTGCCCACGCTGGGCCGGCTGCCCGCCCGCTGGGTGATCGTGGCCGGCCTGGGACCGCGGGAGGGGTTCGGGCGGGCGGCGGCCCGCACGGCGTCGGCCGCGGCGCTGCGCGCCGCCCGGCGCCACGGCTGCCGCGAGGTGGCTACCATCGCCCACGGCGCCGGGATCGGGGGCCTGGCGCCGCAGTTGGCGGCGCTGGCCACCGTGGAGGGGGCGCTGCTGGGCCTCTACCGCTACCGCCGCGAACGCAGCCCGGGCCGCCGGGCACCCGGTGCCGCGCCGGGGGACGGGGCGGCGGGCACGCCGGCGGAGGCGGGGGCGCCGGGCCTGCTGGGCGCGGCCGTCGACCCCACCGGGCGGCGCGGCGGCGAGCCGCTGGGTTCCGGCTCCGCCCAGGATCCGACGGATGAACGCGGCGTGGAGCGCCTCTGGCTGATCGACCGCACCGACGCCCAGCAGGCGGCCCTGGAGCGCGGGCTCGAGGAGGGCCGCGTGGTGGCCGAGGCGGTGATGGTCGCCCGGCAGCTGGGCAACCGGCCGGCCAACGACCTGACGCCGGCCCGCCTCGCCGCGGCGGCCCTGGAGCTCGAAGACCTCCCGGGCATCCAGGTCACCGTGCTGGACGAGGACGCGTTGCGCCAGCAGGGATTCGGCGCCATCCTGGCCGTCGGCCAGGGCAGCGCCCAGCCGCCCCGGCTGGTGGCCATCGACTACGTGGGGCCGGGTCGCGATGCGTCGGAGCCGCCGGACGCGGCCTTCATCGGTAAGGGCGTCACCTTCGACACCGGCGGCATCTCCCTCAAGCCGCGCGAGGGCATGGAGGACATGAAGTTCGACATGATGGGCGCCGCCGCGGTGATCGGCGCCCTCCACGCGGTGTCGCGGCTGCGCCTGCCGGCGCGGCTGCTGGGCGTGGTGGCGGCGGTGGAGAACATGCCCGGCGGGCGCGCCTTCAAGCCCGGCGACGTGATCACCACCTACGACGGCACCACGGTGGAGGTCAACAACACCGACGCCGAGGGCCGGCTGATCCTGGCCGACGCCATGGCCTACGCCCGCCAGCGTGGCGCGCGGCGGCTGGTCGACCTGGCGACCCTGACGGGCGCCATGGTCATCGCCCTCGGCGACCACGTGGCGGGCCTCTTCGCCAACGATGACGCCTGGGCGGCGCGGGTCCTGCGGGCGGCGGACGCAGCCGGCGAACCCCTCTGGCGCCTGCCGCTGGTGGCCGCCTACCGCCGCCGGCTGCGCAGCGAGTACGCCGACCTGCGCAACACGGGGGGCCGGGCGGCGGGCTCCATCCTGGCCGCCCTGTTCCTGGCGACCTTCGCCGGCGAGACGCCCTGGGCGCACCTGGACATCGCCGGCGTCGCCTGGTCGGACCAGGTGGAGGGCGATCACGGCAAGGGCGCTACCGGCTACGGCGTGCGCACCCTGGTGGAGCTGGCCCGCAACCTGGCGGCGGGGGGACGGTCGTGACGGAGGGCCGCGGGCTCGCCGACGGGCCCGGGGGGGACGTCGGCCCCGGACGGCCGGGCCCGGGGGCGGACGGATCCGGCGAGGCCGCTGCCCGGGAGGGTGGCGCCGACCTGCACACCCACACCACCGCCTCCGACGGCACGGTGACGCCGGAGGAGCGGATCCAGATGGCCCGCCGGGCCGGCCTGGAGTACGTGGGCATCACCGATCACGACACCCTGGCCGGCCTGCCCGCGGCCCGGGCGGCGGCGCGGGCCGCGGGGATCGGCCTGGTCCCCGGGGTGGAGCTCAGCACCGACGTGGACCTGGGTAGCCGCCGGGTGGGCGTGCACGTGCTGGGGTACTGGGTCAAGGAGGACGACCCGCCCCTGGTGGAACTGCTCGCCCAGCGGCGGGCATCGCGGGAGCGGCGCCTGGCACGCATCCTGGAGCGATTGGCCCAGGTGGGCATCGCCCTCGACGAGGGGCGGATCCGGGCCCTGGCCCGGGGGGGTGCCGTGGGCCGACCCCACGTGGCGCGGGCGCTGGTCGAGGCCGGCGTGGTGGCCACCGTCGCGGAGGCCTTCGAGCGGTACCTGACGCCCGGCAAGCCGGGCTACGTGCCCCGGGCGCCGCTGGCACCCGAGGCGGCCATCGCCGCCATCCGCGCGGCGGGCGGCGTTCCCGTGCTGGCCCACCCGGGCCTGCTCCCGGAGCGGTTGCACGCCCTGTGGCCCGTCTGGCAGCGCCACGGCCTGGCGGGCGTGGAGGTCTACCACACCAAGCACTCGCCGGAGCAGGCGGCCGCCTTCCTTCGGCGGGCGCGGGAACTCGACCTGCTGCCGACGGGCGGGTCGGATTGCCACGGCCCCCAGCCCGGGCAGCCGGCGCTGATCGGGCGCGTGCGCATCCCGGTGGAGTGGGTGGAGCGGCTGCGGGAGCGCTCGGCGCGTTGAGGCGCGGGGACCGGGGGAGGGGCGCGCGGCCGCGGCGGCGGTCGGCGGGGGCCGGGCCTGCGGCGCGTCCCCGCGCCCCCGGGCCGTCCCGCCCCCGCATGGGCTGGGGCGCGGATGCATAGACCTCCCAGCAGGGGGGTCAAGCTCGATGAGCCGTTCCGCCCGATGGTCCGACCGCTCCCGGGGGTCGTCCCCGTCCGCCGCCGGGCGGGTCGGGGCGGCCGGTGCGGCGACCAGCGAGTGGCAGTATCGGGTCCTGCTCCTGGAGCGCCGGGTCGTGACGCTGCGGCGCAGCCGTCGGGTGCTGCTGGAGCTGCTGGCCACCCAGCAGGCGTACTACGAGGCGGAGGTCGACCGCCTGCGCCGGCGGGTGGACGAGCTGGAGCGGCAGCGCCAGCGCCTGCTGGCGTTCATCCGGCGGCGCCGGGTGCTGGTGGGAAGGGCGGCGGCGGAGGCAGGCGGCGCGCCGCCGCCGTGAACATCGACTCGGGTCCCGTGAAGCCGCAGAGCTCGCAGCGCACCGTCAGCTCGGGACCGCCGTCGGCGGCCGTCGCCAGGGTGGGGCCCGACCGCCACTGCTCCACCTGGCCGGTGTGGGGATCCTTGCGGACCGACCAGAGCACCGGCCAGGCCAAGTCGAAGGAGGCCCGGTTGCCGGTGCAACGCGGACACGCGTAGGGCGGTCGGTGGCTGAGGGACGCCAGCGCCGCTTGCCAGGGCGGGACGGCCCCCGGGGCGGCCGGTCCACCGGTGGCCCAGGATGCGGCCCCGGGCCCAGCGGCCTCGCCGGCGGCCCGGGATGGGGCTCCGTGGCCAGCCGCCTCGCCGGTGGCCCAGGATGCTGCCCCCTGGCCAGCGGCCTCGCCGGTGGCCCTGGAGGGGGCCCCGGCGCCAGGCGCCTCGCCGGTAGCCCAGGGCGCGGCCCCGTGGCCGGCCGCAGCGGCATCCGCCGGGACCCCGCCTGCAGCGGAGGCGGCCGTTCCACGCGCATCCCCCGCCGGCGGATCGGCCACCCGCGCCCCGGCGGCACCCGTGGTCGCCCCGTCGCCGCCGGCCCCGGCGCCCGCGGCCGCCACCGCGCCATGGCCTGCCGTCGCCGCTGGGCCCGCAACCCATGGGGATTCCCCACCCGCCCCGATCCCCTCGTCCACCGCCTCCGGCCGATCCGTCGCCCCGGCCGACGCACCCGCGCGGGGGTCGCCCTCCCCGCCGGCCGCCGGATCGGGGCCGGCGGTGCCGCCGGCCGGTTCGTCCCGGTCCACGACCATCACCTCCACCGGGGCTTCCCATCGGTCTACGCCCTAGGTTTCCCGCCGCCGCGCCGGGGCACGCGGGTCCCGGCGCCGCGGTGCCCTGGGCGCGAGGGCTGGCCGGCCCCGTGCCCCCGGCCGGAGCGTCCGCATTGCCCGGCCCGCGGCCCAGCGTCCATAATCAACAGAGGACCGAAGGAGGAAGCGAGCCATGGAGACCCTGCCCCTGATGCCCGGGCCGTCGGCGCGGGCCCTCGACTACCGCGCCCTGCAGGCCCAGTGGGCCGCCCGCTACGGCGCATACCGCGACGAGCAGGGCGTCTGGCGCCTGCCCGACGGCCGCACGCTGGCGGAGTCCATCTTCGGCAAGCCCCGGCCGGCGTACAAGATCCTGACCTGGGGCTGCCAGATGAACGAGCGGGACAGCGAGATCCTGGCCGGGCAATTAGAAGAGATGGGCATGGTCCCGGCGGGGCTGCTGGACGAGGCGGACCTGGTGCTGCTCAACACCTGCGCCGTGCGCGAGACGGCGGAGGAGAAGGTCTTCGGCACCATCGGCTACCTCAAGGCGTTCAAGCAGAAGAACCCGGAGATGATCCTCGGGCTGTGCGGCTGCATGGCGCAGGAGGAGGCCACCATCCGCCGCATCCAGCGGTACTACCCCCACGTGGACTTGGTCTTCGGCACCCACAACGTCCACCAGCTGCCCCAGCTGATCGAGCGGGTGCGACGGGAAGAGGGCATGGTGGTGGACGTCTGGCAGGCGGCCGAGGGGGTGGTGGAGCACCTGCCCTCGCGCCGCGCCGGTGGCGTGAAGGCGTGGGTCAACATCATCTACGGGTGCGACAAGTTCTGCACCTTCTGCATCGTGCCCACCACCCGCGGCCGCGAGCGCAGCCGCCGCCCGGAGGACGTGATCGCCGAGGTGGAGTACCTGGCCGCGGAGGGGTACAAGGAGGTCACCCTGCTCGGCCAGAACGTCAACTCCTACGGCAAGGACCTGGGCATCGGCTTCGACTTCGCGGACCTCCTGGCGCGGCTCGACCGGGTGCCGGGGATCCGCTGGATCCGCTACACCACCTCCCACCCGCGGGACTTCACGGACAAACTCATCCGGACCATCGCGGAATCCGACAAGGTGACCGAGCACTTCCACCTGCCCGTGCAGTCGGGGTCCAACCACGTCCTGCGCTGGATGAACCGGCGTTACACCCGGGAGTACTACCTGCGACTGATCGAGAGGATCCGTACCGCGGTGCCCGACGCCTGCATCACCACGGACATCATCGTCGGCTTCCCGAAGGAGACTGAGGAGGACTTCCAGCAGACCCTGGACCTGGTGCGGCAGGTGGAGTTCGACAACGCCTTCACCTTCATCTACTCGCCGCGGGAGGGCACGCCGGCCGCCCGCTGGCCCCAGCTGCCGCGGGAGGTCAAGCAGGAGCGGCTGGAGCGGCTGATGGAGGTCCAGTACGCCATCAACCTGCGGAAGAACCAGCGGCTGGTCGGCCAGCAGGCCGTCGTCCTGATCGACGGGCCGAGCAAGAAGAATCCGCAGGTCCTCAGCGCCCGGACGCGGACCAACAAGCTGGTCCTGGTCCCCGGGGATGCGGCCTGGGCCGGCCGGTTCGCCCGGGTGGCGATCACCCGTGCCCAGACCTTCACCCTCGAGGGGCGGGTGGTGGAGCTGCTGCCCGACGACGCGCCGGAGATCGGTCGGCACGGCCAGTTCGCGCCCTACGTCGCCGTGGCGCAGGGCGCCTGACGGCGGGGTGCGGGACCGCGTCGGGACGCCGGTCCCAGGGCGGGGGGTGGCAGGCTGACGCCGATGGCGCAAGGGGATGCGACGAAGCGGGACAAGCCGGGCCGCGAGACGCCGATGATGCGGCAATACCGGCAGTGGAAGGAGCGCTACCCGGACTGCATCCTCTTCTTCCGGCTGGGCGACTTCTACGAGATGTTCGGCGACGACGCCCGGCTGGCGGCCCGGATCCTGGACATCACCCTGACCTCGCGGGAGACGGCCAAGGGCGAGCGGGTGCCGATGTGTGGGGTGCCCTGCCACGCCGCCGACCAGTACCTGGCCCGGCTGGTGGAGGCCGGCTACCGCGTGGCCATCTGCGAACAGGTGGAGGACCCGCGCCTGGCCCGGGGGCTGGTGCGCCGGGAAGTGGTCCGGGTGGTCACCCCGGGCACCCTCTGGACCGCCAGCGGCCCGGAGGAGGGGCGCTACGTGGCGGCCCTGGCGGTGCCCGAGGGCGGCCGCGGCAGCGGGCGCAGCCGGTGGCCAGGCGGTGGGGGGGAGGGCGGGGAGCCCGGCACGGCGGCGCCGCACCGCGGCTCCTCCCCCGGCCGGCCGCAGGATCCCGGTGCCGACTCGCGGTGGACCACCACGCCGGCGCCCGCCGCCGGCGTCCCCGCGACCCCGGCGGCGGCCGGCGACGGGCCCAACGGCCCGCCGGTGCTGGGGCTGGCCTATGCCGACGTGTCCACCGGCGAGTTCGTCATCGCCCAGTTGGAGGGTCCCCAGGCGGTCCGCCTCGCCGTGGACGAGCTGGCGCGACTGCAGGCGGCGGAGTGCCTGCTGGGCCCGGGCCTGGAGGGACCCGGAGCCGCCCGGATCGAACGGGCGCTGCGGGAGCGGGGCTGCGCCCTGACCCGCCTGCCCACCGGCCCCTGGCGGCTGCGGGACGCCGAGGCGGTGCTGGCGGACCGCTTCGGCCGGGCGGCGGTCGACCAGGCCCGCGCCGCCACGGGCCCGGCGGCGGTGGCGGCGGGCGGCGGGCTGCTCGCCTATCTCCGCGAGACCCAGAAGGTCGACCTGGAGCACCTCCGGCGTCTGCGCACCGACCCCCTCGACCAGTGGCTGGCCATCGACGCCAACAGCCGTCGCAACCTGGAGCTGGTCCGGCGGCTGCGGGACGGATCGCGGCAGGGCACGCTGCTCGACGTGCTCGACCTGACGGAGACCGCCATGGGCCGCCGCCTGCTCAAGCAGTGGGTCGAGCGGCCGCTGGTCGACCGCGAGGCCATCGAGGCACGGCTCGATGCCGTGGAGGCGTTGGTGGCCGACCCGTTCCTGCGCAGCGACGTCCGGCGCCTGTTGGCCGGGGTGCAGGACCTGCCGCGGCTGCTGGGCCGCGTCGGCTATCAGCAGGCCAACGCGCGGGACCTGTTGGGCATCGCCCGCTCCCTGGAGCGGCTGCCGGAGCTGGCCGGGCGGCTCGATGGGGCGCTGCGGGGACGGCGGGCCGGCCGTCTCGAGGCGGTCAGGGCGGGCCTCGATCCCGACCTGGCGGCGCTGGCCCGGCGGCTGCGGGCGGCCCTGGTGGACGATCCGCCGACGACCGTGACCGAGGGCGGCCTGATCCGCGACGGCTTCCACCCCGAGGTCGACGAGCTGCGCCGGGCCATGCGGGAGGGGCGCGACTGGATCGCCGCCCTGGAGGCGCGGGAGCGGGAGCGGACGGGCATCAAGTCCCTCAAGGTCGGGTTCAACAAGGTCTTCGGGTACTACATCGAGGTCACCCGGGCCAACCGCCACCTGGTGCCCCCGGACTACGAGCGGCGCCAGACCCTGGCCGGCGCCGAGCGGTTCGTCACCCCGGAGCTCAAGGCCATGGAGAGCAAGGTCCTGGGCGCCGAGGAGCGCCTGGCCGCCCTGGAGCACCGCCTCTTCCTGGAGCTGCGGCAGGCGGTGGCCGCGGCCATCCCGCGGCTGCAGGCGGTGGCCGACGCCCTGGCGGAGCTGGACGTGCTGGCCTCCCTGGCCGAGGCGGCCGCCCGCTACGACTACGTGCGGCCGCAGATCGCCGCCGACCGCCGGCTGCGCATCAAGGCGGGCCGCCACCCCGTGCTGGACCGGGTGCTGGAGGGCCGGTTCGTCCCCAACGACATCGACCTGGACGGCCGCGAGGAGCGGGTCATGCTCATCACCGGCCCCAACATGGCGGGGAAGAGCACCTACCTGCGCCAGGTGGCGCTCATCGTGATCATGGCCCAGATGGGCAGCTTCGTCCCCGCGGCGGAGGCGGAGATCGGCCTGGTGGACCGGATCTTCTGCCGCGTCGGGGCCAGCGACGATTTGGCGTCGGGCCAGTCGACCTTCATGGTCGAGGTGGCGGAGACGGCGCTGGCCGTGCACAACGCCACGCCGCGCAGCCTGATCCTGTTGGACGAGATCGGCCGCGGCACCAGCACCTTCGACGGCATCGCCATCGCCCGGGCGGTGATCGAGTACATCCACGACCGCATCGGCGCCCGCACCCTGGTCTCGACCCACTACCACGAGCTGACGGGCCTGGCGGCCACGCGCTCCGGCATCCGCAACTACCACGCCCGGGTGGTGGAGGACGGGGACTCGGTGCGGTTCCTGTGGCGCATCGTGCCGGGCGGGGCCGATCGCAGCTACGGCATCAACGTGGCGCGCCTGGCGGGGCTGCCGGTGGAGATCGTCGAGCGGGCCAAGGCGATCCTGGCCGAGCTGGACCGCCGCGCCGGGCCGCGCCAGCTGTCGCTGGCGGACCTGATGGCCTCCCCCGTGGCGGGCGCGGCGTTACGCGCCGCGGAGACGGGAGGCGGGTTGGCGGAGGCGGGAGGCCGGTCCGCGGAGGCGGGCGGCCAAGGGGAGGGCGCCGGGCGGACCCCCGCGGCTGCGGGCGCCGCGCCGCGGGGCGAGGCCGCGGCCGCCGTCGAACCCGCGTCAGACGAACCGGCGGCTGCCGGCCGCACCGCGGAGGGGCCAGGATCGGCGGCCGCCGCCGGCATGGCGGCCGCCGGCACGGCGGGGAGCCCCTCGGCGCCGGCGCCGGCCGGCGCCGGCGAGGGCTGGGAGGCGGCCGGCGAGCTGGCCCTGGCCCGGGCCTGGCTCCATCGGTTGGCGAGCCTCGACCTTAACCGCATGACGCCCCTCGACGCCATGAACCTGCTGTACGCGTGGCAGCGGCGCCTTCGCCGCGAGCGGTGGACGCGGTCCGCCGAGGACGCCGGCAGCGCTGCCGGCCAGGAGGGAGCCCATGGGCAGGATACGGCGGCTGGATCCGCAGGTGATCGACCAGATCGCGGC
The sequence above is drawn from the Thermaerobacter sp. FW80 genome and encodes:
- a CDS encoding regulatory protein RecX, coding for MVEGRGGGPTGRDAAPGDAGAGTDEAVRRAVATALRWLAVRARSEWEVRQHLRRHGVTEAMVDQVLAQLRAWGYVDDRRLALEAAEAARVRHVGPRRLRDELLRRGVPEAVVRDALEATWPAEVEREVAWELARRRWARFVAPSPGGDGRERRGVVDAAGCADGEEGAGEGPDGPVGDRPASAGPAGRPEGRGGARQRAAARLYRFLVGRGFGAEVAEAIVRRLAEEDGEPGRPASAGDGPRRPFP
- the rny gene encoding ribonuclease Y, with the protein product MVVPTGVFVLILLATLVIAGLAGYLVRKVVAESRIGSAEALARQLIEEGRKEGEARKREALLEAKEEVHRLRTDFERESRERRQELQQLERRLLQREEALERRARQLDEREELMRARERDLDRAEELVEELRLRQMTELERIAGMSRDEARELLMSQVREEMRHDLAVMIRQMEEEARAEADRRAREIIANAVQRLAAEYVPELTVSVVELPGDEMKGRIIGREGRNIRHFEALTGVDLIIDDTPEAVVISCFDPIRREIARMTLEKLIADGRIHPAKIEEMYAKAVEEMEERIRQEGERACYEVGVHNLHPELVKLLGRLAFRTSYGQNILQHSIEVAHLCALMAYELGADVNVARRAGLLHDIGKALDHEMEGTHLTIGMEILQKYHESEEVIHAMSCHHGDFEAKTIEAVIVTAADALSAARPGARRETLEAYIRRLRQLEEIASSFPGVAKAYAIQAGREVRIMVHPDQVDDAEAYLLARQIAKRIERELQYPGQIKVTLIRETRVTEYAR
- a CDS encoding TIGR00282 family metallophosphoesterase, whose protein sequence is MRLLFIGDVVGRAGRRMLRDHLESLIEQHGIELTVVNGENAAGGWGLTPETADELFAAGADVITLGNHWADRKEILPYLERNPRVLRPLNWPGEPPGQGAVVAEGRSGCRVAVLCLMGRVFADSLLDDPFVAADRALTGLAGQAAAILVDVHGDATSEKQALAWYLDGRVSAVVGTHTHTPTADERVLPGGTAAITDVGMTGPRDSIIGFEPDGVIRRLRTQLQVRLEVARGPRVLCGVIVDVDRDTGKATAIERIRVEDPG
- a CDS encoding dipeptidase, which encodes MPYTPYGPIVDAHVDTVLDLAAGRRRLGERSPEGHVDLPRLEEAGVGVQVFAHWIEPAYKPHAALVRFMELYDAFLAEVARNADRIAVVTGVDDLQRTLAAGKVAAVVGIEGGEVLHGRLGVLRLLHRLGVRLVGLTWNERNDLADGAGDGRSGGGLSQRGVAVVREMNRLGMVVDVSHLSDAGFYDVLAVSRQPVVASHSNCRALCPHPRNLSDDQIRALAAQGGVMGMNFYARFLRADGPATVDDVVRHIEHVASLVGPEHVGLGSDFDGIGETPQGLEDVTRLPNLIEALLRRNWKEDHLRLVLAENFLRVFRQVWSAGEPAYPAPEEPDVGGPGL
- a CDS encoding leucyl aminopeptidase, whose translation is MARAGVELPTVAFRVASVTEVDADAVVVNLFEGVRVPGGATGAVDQALGGAIRDAIAAGALRGRLGEALVLPTLGRLPARWVIVAGLGPREGFGRAAARTASAAALRAARRHGCREVATIAHGAGIGGLAPQLAALATVEGALLGLYRYRRERSPGRRAPGAAPGDGAAGTPAEAGAPGLLGAAVDPTGRRGGEPLGSGSAQDPTDERGVERLWLIDRTDAQQAALERGLEEGRVVAEAVMVARQLGNRPANDLTPARLAAAALELEDLPGIQVTVLDEDALRQQGFGAILAVGQGSAQPPRLVAIDYVGPGRDASEPPDAAFIGKGVTFDTGGISLKPREGMEDMKFDMMGAAAVIGALHAVSRLRLPARLLGVVAAVENMPGGRAFKPGDVITTYDGTTVEVNNTDAEGRLILADAMAYARQRGARRLVDLATLTGAMVIALGDHVAGLFANDDAWAARVLRAADAAGEPLWRLPLVAAYRRRLRSEYADLRNTGGRAAGSILAALFLATFAGETPWAHLDIAGVAWSDQVEGDHGKGATGYGVRTLVELARNLAAGGRS
- a CDS encoding PHP domain-containing protein; this translates as MTEGRGLADGPGGDVGPGRPGPGADGSGEAAAREGGADLHTHTTASDGTVTPEERIQMARRAGLEYVGITDHDTLAGLPAARAAARAAGIGLVPGVELSTDVDLGSRRVGVHVLGYWVKEDDPPLVELLAQRRASRERRLARILERLAQVGIALDEGRIRALARGGAVGRPHVARALVEAGVVATVAEAFERYLTPGKPGYVPRAPLAPEAAIAAIRAAGGVPVLAHPGLLPERLHALWPVWQRHGLAGVEVYHTKHSPEQAAAFLRRARELDLLPTGGSDCHGPQPGQPALIGRVRIPVEWVERLRERSAR